A window from Candidatus Latescibacterota bacterium encodes these proteins:
- a CDS encoding T9SS type A sorting domain-containing protein: MKHRIALLALAMLAWGGSALALPEAILGPGIDTGRTPYHQTGNVSLSADTLYTLTGLYYVESGASLTIPAGTVCKADTAATLIIKPGGQIFANGEQDAPIVFTSRKAPGQRARGDWGGVIILGNAPVNKVNPLIEGGIIEGTFGGANPLDNSGVFKYVRIEYCGYRFQLNNEINGLTLGGVGRGTELHHVQVSYSFDDSYECFGGTVDMHHIVAFGGTDDEFDSDFGWTGNVQFAFGIRDENMWDPTGESNGFESDNDGSSTSTDEPYTHPVYSNVTLIGPARSDAMVGNLPAGNKFQYSAVLRRSTRTSVFNSVIAGYPWGISLRDPFTIQWATNDILRWENVSVAAWQYPDAAAQAAGTIHDVTRWSGVKDWFNTTGNDNFGVDLRNPSAVGLGDCSDLNYPNPVPQTGSELIGTAAWGDSYLQDAFFTSVNYRGAFDPTLPMDQQWTAGWTNFNPQGWDQDTAAGDVASSFRLAGNFPNPFNPKTEIRFSLPETAAVTLTVFDLQGRQVRELGAGAQMTAGDHVLTWNGKSDAGEAVASGVYFYRLSAGDFSQTRKMTLLK; the protein is encoded by the coding sequence ATGAAGCACCGCATCGCCCTGTTGGCCCTCGCCATGCTGGCCTGGGGGGGGAGCGCCCTGGCCCTGCCCGAGGCCATTCTCGGCCCCGGCATCGACACCGGCCGGACGCCGTATCACCAGACGGGCAACGTCTCCCTGTCGGCCGACACGCTCTACACCCTGACGGGCCTCTACTACGTCGAGTCCGGCGCCAGCCTGACGATCCCGGCCGGCACCGTGTGCAAGGCCGACACGGCCGCCACGCTCATCATCAAGCCCGGCGGGCAGATCTTCGCCAACGGCGAGCAGGACGCGCCCATCGTCTTCACGTCCCGCAAGGCCCCGGGCCAGCGCGCCCGCGGTGACTGGGGCGGCGTCATCATCCTCGGCAACGCGCCGGTGAACAAGGTGAACCCGCTCATCGAGGGCGGCATCATCGAGGGCACCTTCGGCGGCGCCAACCCCCTGGACAACAGCGGAGTCTTCAAGTACGTGCGCATCGAGTACTGCGGCTATCGCTTCCAGCTCAACAACGAGATCAACGGCCTCACGCTCGGTGGCGTGGGTCGCGGCACCGAGCTGCACCACGTGCAGGTCAGCTACTCCTTCGACGACAGCTACGAGTGCTTCGGCGGCACGGTGGACATGCACCACATCGTGGCCTTCGGCGGCACCGACGACGAGTTCGACAGCGACTTCGGCTGGACCGGCAACGTGCAGTTCGCCTTCGGCATCCGCGACGAGAACATGTGGGACCCCACCGGTGAGAGCAACGGCTTCGAGTCGGACAACGACGGTTCGAGCACCAGCACCGACGAGCCCTACACGCATCCCGTCTACAGCAACGTGACGCTGATCGGCCCGGCCCGCAGCGACGCGATGGTCGGCAATCTGCCCGCCGGCAACAAGTTCCAGTACTCCGCCGTGCTGCGCCGCAGCACCCGCACGAGCGTCTTCAACAGCGTGATCGCCGGCTACCCCTGGGGCATCAGCCTCCGTGATCCGTTCACGATCCAGTGGGCGACGAACGACATCCTGCGCTGGGAGAACGTGAGCGTCGCGGCCTGGCAGTACCCCGATGCGGCGGCCCAGGCGGCCGGCACCATCCACGACGTCACCCGCTGGAGCGGCGTGAAGGACTGGTTCAACACCACCGGCAACGACAACTTCGGCGTCGATCTGCGCAACCCCAGCGCCGTGGGCCTGGGCGACTGCAGCGACCTGAACTACCCCAACCCCGTGCCGCAGACCGGCTCCGAGCTCATCGGCACCGCGGCCTGGGGCGACAGCTACCTGCAGGACGCCTTCTTCACCTCGGTGAACTACCGTGGCGCCTTCGACCCCACCCTGCCGATGGACCAGCAGTGGACCGCCGGCTGGACCAACTTCAATCCCCAGGGCTGGGACCAGGACACCGCCGCCGGCGACGTCGCCAGCAGCTTCCGCCTGGCCGGCAACTTCCCCAACCCCTTCAACCCGAAGACCGAGATCCGCTTCAGCCTGCCCGAGACGGCGGCCGTCACGCTCACGGTCTTCGATCTCCAGGGCCGCCAGGTGCGCGAGCTGGGCGCGGGCGCCCAGATGACCGCCGGCGACCACGTCCTGACCTGGAACGGCAAGAGCGACGCCGGTGAGGCCGTGGCCTCGGGCGTCTACTTCTACCGTCTCTCGGCCGGTGACTTCAGCCAGACCCGGAAGATGACCCTGCTCAAGTAG
- a CDS encoding ABC transporter permease — protein MTLLEGIRIALSAVRAHKLRSFLVMLGNVIAVASIIAVVSIVDGMNAYVQTKVFEQGNGLLTVQRVDEMKVLTDLDAFLESMYNPALTLADRDWLRERLSNASFVGASRRVRQDVTRGRERLRGVPINGYTADYPFWQNLELAAGRHFSDFEVERGRPVAVIGHRVATDLFGAKDPIGGRIKIGGRPYTVVGVAVERGRVLGDDRDTFAAVPITKVLKHYGRHGRSLSVNIEAKALDLDHIPALQEELEAAMRERHRLRPGDCSDFEITASATLQSLWGRIKNLLLSVLLLIVGISAVVAGIVIMNIMLVSVQERTREIGVRKAIGARQADVLWQFLVEALTLSTTGGLVGILIGYQAAAAVAALSPLPYAVRPWSVVLGLLLAVVVGAGFGLYPARRAARLDPVEALRHE, from the coding sequence GTGACGCTCCTCGAGGGCATCCGCATCGCGCTGTCGGCGGTCCGTGCGCACAAGCTGCGCTCCTTCCTGGTCATGCTGGGCAACGTGATCGCCGTGGCCAGCATCATCGCCGTGGTGTCCATCGTCGACGGCATGAACGCCTACGTGCAGACGAAGGTCTTCGAGCAGGGCAACGGCCTGCTGACCGTGCAGCGCGTCGACGAGATGAAGGTGCTCACCGACCTCGACGCCTTCCTGGAAAGCATGTACAACCCCGCGCTCACACTGGCCGATCGCGACTGGCTGCGCGAGCGGCTGAGCAACGCCAGTTTCGTGGGCGCGAGCCGCCGCGTGCGGCAGGACGTCACCCGGGGTCGCGAACGCCTGCGCGGCGTGCCGATCAACGGCTACACCGCCGACTACCCCTTCTGGCAGAACCTGGAGCTGGCCGCCGGGCGGCACTTCTCGGACTTCGAGGTGGAGCGCGGCCGGCCCGTGGCCGTGATCGGCCACCGGGTGGCGACCGATCTCTTCGGCGCGAAGGATCCCATCGGCGGGCGGATCAAGATCGGCGGCCGGCCCTACACCGTGGTGGGCGTGGCCGTCGAGCGGGGCCGCGTGCTCGGCGACGACCGTGACACCTTTGCGGCGGTGCCCATCACCAAGGTGCTCAAGCACTACGGGCGGCATGGCCGCTCGCTCAGCGTGAACATCGAGGCGAAGGCGCTGGATCTGGATCACATCCCCGCGCTGCAGGAGGAGCTGGAGGCCGCGATGCGCGAGCGGCATCGCCTGCGGCCGGGGGATTGCTCGGACTTCGAGATCACGGCCAGCGCCACGCTGCAGAGCCTCTGGGGACGCATCAAGAACCTGCTGCTGTCGGTGCTGCTGCTGATCGTGGGGATCAGCGCGGTGGTGGCCGGGATCGTCATCATGAACATCATGCTGGTGAGCGTGCAGGAGCGGACGCGGGAGATCGGCGTGCGCAAGGCCATCGGGGCGCGCCAGGCCGACGTGCTCTGGCAGTTCCTGGTGGAGGCGCTGACGCTGTCCACGACCGGCGGGCTGGTGGGCATCCTCATCGGCTATCAGGCCGCGGCGGCGGTGGCCGCGCTGAGTCCGCTGCCCTACGCGGTGCGGCCCTGGTCGGTGGTCCTGGGGCTGCTGCTGGCGGTCGTGGTGGGCGCGGGCTTCGGCCTCTACCCCGCCAGGCGGGCCGCGCGCCTGGATCCGGTGGAGGCGCTGCGCCATGAGTAG
- a CDS encoding ABC transporter permease gives MSRRLRVSALGENLVMALQNLRGNKGRSALVILGVALGVTTLMAEVSIIQGFKGRLESEILNTDITQIYLTRNDPFGETEDWARRPRLTEEDGEAIAELPSVRLVDPRASTGTVARHAGEKASLMNVIGAGLNYQEVENDFLEAGRFFTAVEYSGARDVCVIGRQPADDLFGGRDPIGRKIRVDENKELTVVGIFAKRESIFGSLAQNYLVLPLTTLRKNFPWADEIVIVAVPEGNDQMKRAEEDIELLMRIRHRLSPGADNDFNVSTQNMAVDFTRQVTGPLTLVGVVLASIGLMVGGIGVITIMLVSVQERTREIGVRMAVGGTRRDILQLFLVEAATLTGAGGLVGVLAGLAIGWILHLTLHLPASVPVPYIVGALLVSAGTGIFFGLYPAVKASRLDPIESLRYE, from the coding sequence ATGAGTAGGCGGCTGCGCGTGAGCGCCCTCGGCGAGAACCTGGTCATGGCCCTGCAGAATCTGCGGGGCAACAAGGGACGTTCGGCGCTGGTCATCCTCGGCGTGGCGCTGGGGGTGACCACGCTGATGGCCGAGGTCTCGATCATCCAGGGCTTCAAGGGGCGCCTCGAGAGCGAGATCCTCAACACGGACATCACGCAGATCTACCTGACCCGCAACGATCCCTTCGGCGAGACCGAGGACTGGGCCCGCCGGCCGCGGCTCACGGAGGAGGACGGCGAGGCCATCGCCGAGCTGCCCAGCGTGCGCCTGGTGGACCCGCGCGCGAGCACGGGCACCGTGGCGCGGCACGCCGGCGAGAAGGCCAGCCTGATGAACGTGATCGGCGCGGGGCTCAACTACCAGGAGGTCGAGAACGACTTCCTGGAGGCCGGGCGCTTCTTCACGGCCGTGGAGTACTCTGGCGCGCGCGACGTCTGCGTGATCGGCCGCCAGCCCGCCGACGACCTCTTCGGCGGCCGCGATCCCATCGGCCGGAAGATCCGCGTGGACGAGAACAAGGAGCTCACCGTGGTGGGCATCTTCGCCAAGCGCGAGAGCATCTTCGGCAGCCTGGCGCAGAACTACCTCGTCCTGCCGCTGACGACCCTGCGGAAGAACTTCCCCTGGGCCGACGAGATCGTGATCGTCGCCGTGCCCGAGGGCAACGACCAGATGAAGCGCGCCGAGGAGGACATCGAGCTGCTGATGCGGATCCGTCACCGCCTCTCGCCCGGCGCCGACAACGACTTCAACGTGAGCACGCAGAACATGGCCGTGGACTTCACGCGCCAGGTCACCGGCCCGCTCACCCTGGTCGGCGTGGTGCTGGCGTCCATCGGCCTGATGGTGGGCGGCATCGGCGTCATCACCATCATGCTGGTGAGCGTGCAGGAGCGCACGCGCGAGATCGGCGTGCGCATGGCCGTGGGCGGCACACGACGGGACATCCTGCAGCTCTTCCTGGTGGAGGCGGCCACGCTAACGGGCGCGGGCGGCCTGGTGGGCGTGCTGGCGGGCCTCGCCATCGGCTGGATCCTCCACCTCACGCTGCACCTGCCGGCCAGCGTGCCCGTGCCCTACATCGTCGGCGCGCTGCTGGTGTCCGCCGGGACGGGCATCTTCTTCGGGCTCTACCCCGCGGTGAAGGCCAGCCGCCTTGACCCCATCGAGTCGCTGCGCTACGAGTGA
- a CDS encoding efflux RND transporter periplasmic adaptor subunit → MKKALIAIGIVAVIAVFVLLNLKKNQSKAVDVQAEAVERRALTELVSASGKIQPKVSVDVSADVTGKIVKVAAEEGDVVKSGDLLFQLDATQIRESVRSAEAQYQSALATLDEARASLEQQELEWRRAQSLHESKTLSDRDFESARASVKLADARQVTALRSVDQAAAYLEQQRDQLAKTEIRSPMDGVVVRRNADPGEIAIQSTLNIQVLMVIADLSVMEVEVDVDETEIPRVSIGQLAKVEIDAFPDSTFGGRVTEIANSPRTDTNNQGVDFRVVITLDQSYPGLRPGLSATAEITAAHRDDALAIPIQALTLRTKKALEDDRKRFAVQLAKAGVDSASVTFTGDVKEREGVFVVANGSAVFRAVETGIAGDRYFEVLSGLDGGEQVISGPMRAVRTLHHGERVKVTRKAKDEDENGGGGVRVEVDTDE, encoded by the coding sequence ATGAAGAAAGCGCTCATCGCGATCGGGATTGTGGCAGTCATCGCCGTGTTTGTGCTGCTCAACCTCAAGAAGAACCAGAGCAAGGCGGTGGACGTGCAGGCGGAGGCCGTGGAGCGGCGCGCCCTCACCGAACTCGTCAGCGCCTCGGGCAAGATCCAGCCCAAGGTGTCGGTGGACGTGAGCGCGGACGTCACCGGCAAGATCGTCAAGGTCGCGGCAGAGGAAGGCGACGTCGTGAAGAGCGGCGACCTGCTCTTCCAGCTCGACGCCACGCAGATCCGCGAGTCCGTGCGCAGCGCCGAGGCGCAGTACCAGAGCGCGCTGGCCACCCTGGACGAGGCCCGCGCCAGCCTGGAGCAGCAGGAGCTGGAGTGGCGGCGCGCCCAGTCCCTGCACGAGAGCAAGACCCTGAGCGACCGCGACTTCGAGTCGGCGCGCGCGTCCGTGAAGCTGGCCGACGCCCGCCAGGTCACGGCCCTGCGCAGCGTGGACCAGGCCGCCGCCTACCTGGAGCAGCAGCGCGATCAGCTCGCCAAGACCGAGATCCGCTCGCCCATGGACGGCGTCGTCGTCCGCCGCAACGCCGACCCGGGCGAGATCGCGATCCAGAGCACGCTCAACATCCAGGTGCTGATGGTGATCGCCGACCTGTCGGTGATGGAGGTGGAGGTGGACGTCGACGAGACCGAGATCCCCCGCGTCTCCATCGGCCAGCTGGCCAAGGTGGAGATCGACGCCTTCCCCGACTCCACTTTCGGCGGCCGCGTCACCGAGATCGCCAACAGTCCCCGCACGGACACCAACAACCAGGGCGTGGACTTCCGCGTGGTCATCACCCTGGATCAGAGCTACCCGGGCCTGCGCCCGGGCCTCTCGGCCACGGCCGAGATCACCGCCGCCCACCGCGACGACGCCCTCGCCATCCCCATCCAGGCCCTCACGCTGCGCACCAAGAAGGCGCTCGAGGACGACCGGAAGCGCTTCGCCGTGCAGCTCGCGAAGGCGGGCGTCGACAGCGCGAGCGTCACGTTCACGGGTGACGTGAAGGAGCGCGAGGGCGTGTTCGTCGTGGCGAACGGCAGCGCCGTCTTCCGCGCCGTGGAGACGGGCATCGCCGGCGACCGCTACTTCGAGGTGCTCAGCGGGCTCGACGGCGGCGAGCAGGTGATCTCCGGGCCCATGCGCGCGGTGCGCACGCTGCATCACGGCGAGCGCGTGAAGGTGACCCGCAAGGCCAAGGACGAGGACGAGAACGGCGGCGGCGGCGTCCGCGTCGAGGTGGACACCGACGAGTAG
- a CDS encoding 1-acyl-sn-glycerol-3-phosphate acyltransferase codes for MILRWVLRPLLKLLFGLHVQGGAQLDRFGQVLIVANHNSHLDALLLLSALPARLAKQTRPVAALDHFGRSALLRRAMERLLNPVWVDRAGSAEAAVDAMSAAVAEGSSLILFPEGTRGAPGELAPFKRGVGWLLERHPELVVIPACIVGSERALPRGGALPLPVWNRVLLAPARRVIAAPREAAASLEAELREVAAAERARRHTRAARRRDAPAIAVLGIDGSGKSTLASNLARALSEREPVCLVGDRLERFVNGAAQPLQLLATERVRRELSRRAKAARSLGGYKLPKLAEMLMRELLQSECRRWLDPAWIVLDGSPLLNLAAWVSLYREGDFDPDFCAAALLQLAGRETAPRRYPALRQLRLLVPFRLALPAAAVRIELPATDAVARIASRGAARQVHETEASLDRLQQGYAAVCQVVAERLGLTVLTLDGRDSPESLATAAAEIVLSREAAHVRH; via the coding sequence GTGATCCTGCGCTGGGTCCTGCGCCCCCTGCTCAAGCTGCTCTTCGGGCTGCACGTGCAGGGGGGCGCGCAGCTCGACCGCTTCGGGCAGGTGCTGATCGTCGCCAATCACAATAGCCACCTGGACGCGCTGCTGCTGCTCAGCGCGCTGCCCGCGCGCCTGGCGAAGCAGACCCGCCCCGTGGCGGCGCTGGACCACTTCGGCCGCTCGGCACTGCTGAGGCGCGCGATGGAGCGCCTGCTGAATCCCGTCTGGGTGGATCGCGCCGGCAGCGCCGAGGCGGCGGTGGACGCCATGAGTGCCGCGGTGGCCGAAGGGTCGAGCCTGATCCTCTTCCCCGAGGGGACGCGCGGCGCGCCCGGCGAGCTGGCGCCCTTCAAGCGTGGCGTGGGTTGGCTGCTGGAGCGGCATCCCGAGTTGGTCGTGATCCCCGCCTGCATCGTCGGCTCCGAGCGCGCGCTGCCCCGCGGCGGCGCGCTGCCGCTCCCTGTCTGGAACCGCGTGCTGCTCGCGCCGGCGCGCCGTGTGATTGCCGCGCCGCGCGAGGCGGCGGCGTCGCTGGAGGCGGAGCTGCGGGAAGTCGCGGCGGCGGAGCGGGCGCGTCGTCACACGCGGGCGGCCCGGCGGCGTGACGCTCCCGCCATCGCCGTGCTCGGCATCGACGGCTCCGGCAAGAGCACCCTGGCTTCGAACCTGGCGCGCGCGCTGTCGGAGCGCGAGCCCGTCTGCCTGGTGGGGGACAGGCTGGAACGCTTCGTCAATGGGGCGGCGCAGCCCCTGCAGCTCCTCGCGACCGAGCGCGTGCGTCGCGAGCTGAGCCGCCGCGCCAAGGCCGCGCGCAGCCTGGGCGGCTACAAGCTGCCCAAGCTGGCGGAGATGCTGATGCGCGAGCTGTTGCAGAGCGAGTGCCGGCGCTGGCTGGATCCGGCGTGGATCGTCCTCGACGGCTCGCCGCTGCTCAACCTCGCCGCGTGGGTGTCGCTCTACCGCGAGGGCGACTTCGACCCGGACTTCTGCGCCGCCGCGCTGCTGCAGCTCGCCGGCCGCGAGACGGCCCCGCGCCGCTACCCAGCCCTCCGCCAGCTGCGACTGCTGGTGCCCTTCCGCCTCGCGCTGCCCGCCGCGGCCGTGCGGATCGAGCTGCCGGCGACCGACGCGGTGGCGCGCATCGCATCGCGGGGCGCGGCGCGGCAGGTGCACGAGACCGAAGCGTCGCTGGACAGACTGCAGCAAGGTTACGCGGCCGTCTGCCAGGTAGTGGCCGAGCGCCTGGGCCTCACGGTACTCACGCTGGATGGACGGGACTCGCCCGAGTCGCTCGCCACGGCGGCGGCGGAGATCGTCCTGAGTCGGGAGGCCGCTCATGTCCGCCACTGA
- a CDS encoding right-handed parallel beta-helix repeat-containing protein: MQASITALVLLAALAAPGRAATYYMLPDSTGAFTTLQEAVDACVDGDSVVLADGTFYIENPLGVIFWGKNIFFGSASDSPEDCVIDVAAGESGYKFGFNLSQGETRDCVVQGVTVCNGRGHDGGAIHIRGNSNPTVRNCILRDNYSVAGGGGLKAYELSSPLIEGCHVFDNRISEGSGGGGIYCSGDSIDIRGCLVELNDGGNSVYLGIGGGIDADGAGRIRNCIVRYNTVGVVGGGICISGDVSVEGCQIYGNETFVTGGGLGYYTAPSPPPPLVTNTTLVDNASPNGSALWNGNLFVGYPAGPIVLLNCLVTDNHGAGGPFFSEIPSADFTLRCTDVWGNEGGDWVGPLAGQLGQQGNISADPRFCDAASSEYTLRDDSPCLPANNDCGEQMGALGQGCTLTAVPGGTPGFAPLLAQNHPNPFNAHTRIDFSLPSAGSVSLSIYTIAGRERVQLLRGAWLEAGTHRLDWDGTDSEGRALASGVYVYRLVTPWGTLARKLTLLQ; this comes from the coding sequence GTGCAAGCAAGCATAACAGCCCTCGTCCTCCTCGCCGCCCTCGCCGCGCCCGGTCGAGCGGCCACCTACTACATGCTCCCCGACAGCACGGGGGCCTTCACCACCCTGCAAGAGGCTGTGGACGCCTGCGTCGATGGTGACTCGGTGGTTCTCGCCGACGGCACCTTTTACATCGAGAATCCCCTCGGCGTGATCTTCTGGGGTAAGAACATCTTCTTCGGCTCGGCAAGCGATTCGCCCGAGGACTGCGTCATCGACGTTGCAGCGGGCGAGTCGGGCTACAAGTTTGGCTTCAACCTGTCACAAGGCGAGACGCGGGATTGCGTTGTCCAGGGGGTGACAGTCTGCAACGGCCGGGGGCACGATGGAGGGGCGATTCACATCCGGGGCAACTCCAACCCCACGGTTCGCAACTGCATTCTCCGGGACAACTACAGCGTTGCAGGTGGTGGGGGACTAAAGGCGTACGAGCTATCTAGCCCCCTGATCGAAGGCTGCCACGTATTTGACAACAGGATATCGGAGGGCAGCGGTGGTGGGGGGATCTACTGCAGCGGAGACTCCATCGACATTCGAGGATGCCTTGTTGAACTCAATGACGGGGGGAACTCTGTTTACCTGGGCATAGGGGGGGGGATCGACGCGGATGGCGCGGGGCGCATCCGGAATTGCATCGTTCGCTACAATACGGTCGGCGTCGTGGGCGGCGGTATCTGCATCTCTGGCGACGTCTCAGTCGAGGGTTGCCAGATCTACGGTAATGAGACTTTCGTGACGGGCGGCGGCCTAGGCTACTACACGGCCCCTTCTCCCCCCCCTCCGCTAGTTACCAATACAACTTTGGTTGACAATGCCTCGCCCAATGGCTCTGCACTCTGGAACGGCAATCTCTTCGTGGGCTACCCAGCAGGACCCATCGTACTGCTCAACTGCCTCGTCACCGACAACCACGGCGCGGGCGGCCCCTTCTTCAGCGAGATCCCGAGCGCAGACTTCACCCTCCGCTGCACGGACGTCTGGGGCAACGAGGGCGGCGACTGGGTGGGCCCGCTCGCCGGCCAGCTCGGTCAGCAGGGGAACATCAGTGCCGATCCGCGCTTCTGCGATGCCGCTAGCAGTGAGTACACGCTCCGCGACGACTCGCCCTGCCTGCCGGCGAACAACGACTGCGGCGAGCAGATGGGCGCCCTGGGCCAGGGCTGCACGCTGACCGCGGTGCCGGGCGGCACGCCGGGCTTCGCGCCGCTCCTCGCCCAGAACCATCCCAACCCCTTCAACGCGCACACGCGGATCGATTTCAGCCTGCCGTCGGCGGGCTCCGTGAGCCTGAGTATCTACACGATCGCTGGCCGCGAGCGCGTGCAGCTCCTGCGCGGCGCCTGGCTGGAGGCCGGCACGCACCGGCTGGACTGGGACGGCACCGACAGCGAGGGGCGGGCCCTGGCGTCGGGCGTCTACGTCTACCGGCTGGTCACGCCATGGGGCACGCTGGCCCGCAAGCTGACCTTGCTGCAGTAG